Proteins encoded in a region of the Zea mays cultivar B73 chromosome 2, Zm-B73-REFERENCE-NAM-5.0, whole genome shotgun sequence genome:
- the LOC100283000 gene encoding syntaxin 132 isoform 1 (isoform 1 is encoded by transcript variant 1), giving the protein MNNLLTDSFELPRRDSSRDADIEMGMHQADASDNLKDFLKKVDTIESLIAKLTNLLNKLQTANEESKAVTKASSMKAIKQRMEKDIDEVGKIARQAKTKVDELEKDNLSNRQKPGCGKGSAVDRSREQTTGAVKKKLKERMDDFQTLREAIRQEYREVVERRVFTVTGNRPDEETIDDLIETGKSEQIFKDAIQHQGRGQILDTVAEIQERHDAVRDLERKLLELQQIFMDMAVLVEAQGDMINNIETHVSNATNHIQQGVSALQNAKKLQRNSRKWMCYAIIILLVIVVVIVVAVIQPWKKGT; this is encoded by the exons ATGAACAACCTCCTCACG GATTCCTTTGAGCTCCCCCGGCGGGACTCCTCAAGAGATGCAGACATTGAAATGGGAATGCATCAAGCTGATGCTTCAGACAACTTAAAAGATTTCTTGAAGAAG GTCGATACAATTGAGAGTTTAATTGCAAAGCTGACAAATCTATTGAATAAGCTACAG ACTGCAAATGAGGAATCCAAAGCAGTTACAAAAGCAAGTTCCATGAAAG CAATTAAGCAGCGGATGGAGAAAGATATTGATGAAGTGGGGAAAATTGCTCGTCAGGCGAAGACAAAAGTTGATGAATTGGAAAAAGAC AACTTATCAAATAGGCAAAAACCTGGATGTGGAAAAGGTTCTGCCGTGGACCGATCAAGAGAGCAAACTACTGG AGCAGTGAAAAAGAAATTGAAGGAGCGGATGGATGACTTTCAG ACCTTGAGAGAAGCAATCAGGCAAGAGTATCGGGAGGTTGTTGAAAGAAGGGTTTTTACTGTAACTGGTAATCGTCCTGATGAAGAG ACAATTGATGACTTGATAGAGACCGGAAAAAGTGAGCAAATATTCAAAGATGCTATCCAACATCAGGGAAGAGGCCAG ATACTAGACACTGTTGCTGAAATACAGGAGCGACATGATGCTGTAAGGGATCTAGAGAGGAAGCTTCTGGAGTTGCAACAG ATATTCATGGACATGGCAGTTCTTGTTGAGGCGCAAGGAGACATGATCAACAACATCGAGACCCAT GTCTCGAACGCCACCAACCACATACAGCAAGGTGTGAGCGCGCTCCAGAACGCGAAGAAACTGCAGAGGAATTCGAGGAAGTGGATGTGCTACGCCATCATCATACTGCTGGTGATAGTCGTGGTCATTGTCGTCGCAGTCATCCAGCCATGGAAGAAGGGCACCTAG
- the LOC100283000 gene encoding syntaxin 132 isoform 2 (isoform 2 is encoded by transcript variant 2) translates to MNNLLTDSFELPRRDSSRDADIEMGMHQADASDNLKDFLKKVDTIESLIAKLTNLLNKLQTANEESKAVTKASSMKAIKQRMEKDIDEVGKIARQAKTKVDELEKDNLSNRQKPGCGKGSAVDRSREQTTGAVKKKLKERMDDFQTLREAIRQEYREVVERRVFTVTGNRPDEETIDDLIETGKSEQIFKDAIQHQGRGQILDTVAEIQERHDAVRDLERKLLELQQIFMDMAVLVEAQGDMINNIETHQA, encoded by the exons ATGAACAACCTCCTCACG GATTCCTTTGAGCTCCCCCGGCGGGACTCCTCAAGAGATGCAGACATTGAAATGGGAATGCATCAAGCTGATGCTTCAGACAACTTAAAAGATTTCTTGAAGAAG GTCGATACAATTGAGAGTTTAATTGCAAAGCTGACAAATCTATTGAATAAGCTACAG ACTGCAAATGAGGAATCCAAAGCAGTTACAAAAGCAAGTTCCATGAAAG CAATTAAGCAGCGGATGGAGAAAGATATTGATGAAGTGGGGAAAATTGCTCGTCAGGCGAAGACAAAAGTTGATGAATTGGAAAAAGAC AACTTATCAAATAGGCAAAAACCTGGATGTGGAAAAGGTTCTGCCGTGGACCGATCAAGAGAGCAAACTACTGG AGCAGTGAAAAAGAAATTGAAGGAGCGGATGGATGACTTTCAG ACCTTGAGAGAAGCAATCAGGCAAGAGTATCGGGAGGTTGTTGAAAGAAGGGTTTTTACTGTAACTGGTAATCGTCCTGATGAAGAG ACAATTGATGACTTGATAGAGACCGGAAAAAGTGAGCAAATATTCAAAGATGCTATCCAACATCAGGGAAGAGGCCAG ATACTAGACACTGTTGCTGAAATACAGGAGCGACATGATGCTGTAAGGGATCTAGAGAGGAAGCTTCTGGAGTTGCAACAG ATATTCATGGACATGGCAGTTCTTGTTGAGGCGCAAGGAGACATGATCAACAACATCGAGACCCAT CAAGCTTGA